In a single window of the Rhineura floridana isolate rRhiFlo1 chromosome 3, rRhiFlo1.hap2, whole genome shotgun sequence genome:
- the LOC133382422 gene encoding zinc finger protein 721-like → MLGMSKKHGRSLRNAWSVERASAGVQASLYIKELKLVRSPICIECGKAYNCTDCGKSFRCSGTLALHLRMHSEKPHECLVCGKSLSQRAHLNTHQRTHTGEKPYKCIVCGKSFSQSGHLNIHLRTHTGEKPYKCMECGKSFSDNGSVTKHQRTHTGEKPYKCMVCGKSFSISGSLNTHLRTHTGEKPYKCIECGKSFSQTGYLNMHLRTHMGEKPYQCMECGMSFSQSGNLNTHLRTHTGEKPYKCIECGKSFSDRGSLTKHQRIHTGEKPFQCMECGKSFSESGKLTKHQRTHTGEKPYKCIEYGQKFSQSSHLNTHLRSHMGEKPYQCMECGKSFSQSGHLHIHLRTHMGEKPYKCMVCGKSFSIIGSLNTHLRTHTGEKPYKCMECGKSFSQSESLTKHQRTHTGEKPHKCMVCGKSFSISGSLNTHLRTHTGEKPYKCMECGKSFSDSGSLTKHQRTHTGEKPYKCMVCGKSFSRSGHINTHLRIHTGEKPFQCMECGKSFSESGKLTKHQRTHTGEKPYKCIECGQKFSQSSHLNTHLRSHMGEKPYECIECGKSFSQSGHLHIHLRTHTGEKPYKCMVCGKSFSQIVHLNMHLRSHTGEKPYKCMECGKSFSDSGSLTKHQRTHTGEKPYKCIVCGKSFSTSGSLNTHLRTHTGEKPYKCIECGKSFSDRGSLTKHQRIHTGEKPYQCMECGKSFRESGKLTKHQRTHTGEKPYKCMEFGKKFNQIGHLNTHLRSHMGEKPYQCMECGKSFSQSGHLHIHLRTHTGEKL, encoded by the coding sequence atgcttggtatGTCAAAAAAACATGGGAGAAGCCTtagaaatgcatggagtgtggaaagagcttcagctggagtACAAGCCTCActatacatcaaagaactcaaattGGTGAGAAGCCCTATATGTATAGAATGCGGAAAGGCATATAACTGCACAGACTGTGGAAAGAGTTTTAGATGTAGTGGTACCCTTGCCTTACATTTGAGAATGCACTCGGAGAAACCACATGAATGCTTAGTGTGTGGAAAGAGCCTCAGTCAGAGGGCACATCTTAATACAcaccaaagaacccatacaggggagaaaccatataaatgcatagtgtgtggaaagagcttcagtcagagtggacatCTTAATATACATCTAAGAACCCACAcgggtgagaaaccatataaatgtatggaatgtggaaagagtttcagtgatAATGGAAGTgtaactaaacatcaaagaacccacacaggtgagaagccatataaatgcatggtgtgtggaaagagcttcagtatcaGTGGAAGTCTTAATACACATTTAAGAACCCACAcgggtgagaaaccatataaatgcatagagtgtggaaagagcttcagtcagactgGATATCTTAATATGCATCTAAGAACCCACATGGGTGAGAAGCCTTatcaatgtatggaatgtggaatgagcttcagtcagagtggaaatCTTAATACACACctaagaacccacacaggtgagaaaccatataaatgcatagagtgtggaaagagcttcagtgatagGGGAAGTCTAACTaagcatcaaagaatccacacaggtgagaagccctttcaatgcatggaatgtggaaagagcttcagtgagagtggAAAActaactaaacatcaaagaacccacacaggtgagaagccatataaatgtatAGAATATGGACAAAagttcagtcagagtagccatcTTAATACTCATCTAAGAAGCCACATGGGTGAGAAGCCCTatcaatgtatggaatgtggaaagagcttcagtcagagtggacatCTTCATATACATCTAAGAACCCACAtgggtgagaaaccatataaatgcatggtgtgtggaaagagcttcagtatcaTTGGAAGTCTTAATACACATCTAAGAACCCACAcgggtgagaaaccatataaatgtatggaatgtggaaagagcttcagtcagagtgaaagtctaactaaacatcaaagaacgcacacaggtgagaagccacataaatgcatggtgtgtggaaagagcttcagtatcaGTGGAAGTCTTAATACACATctaagaacccacacaggtgagaaaccatataaatgtatggaatgtggaaagagcttcagtgatagTGGAAGTctaactaaacatcaaagaacccacacaggtgagaagccatataaatgcatggtgtgtggaaagagcttcagtcggagtggacATATTAATACACATCTAAGAatccacacaggtgagaagccctttcaatgcatggaatgtggaaagagcttcagtgagagtggAAAActaactaaacatcaaagaacccacacaggtgagaagccatataaatgtatAGAATGTGGACAAAagttcagtcagagtagccatcTTAATACTCATCTAAGAAGCCACATGGGTGAGAAGCCCTATGAATgtatagaatgtggaaagagcttcagtcagagtggacatCTTCATATACATCTAAGAACCCACAcgggtgagaaaccatataaatgcatggtgtgtggaaagagcttcagtcagattgTACATCTTAATATGCATCTAAGAAgccacacaggtgagaagccatataaatgtatggaatgtggaaagagcttcagtgatagTGGAAGTctaactaaacatcaaagaacccatacaggggagaaaccatataaatgcatagtgtgtggaaagagcttcagtaccaGTGGAAGTCTTAATACACATctaagaacccacacaggtgagaaaccatataaatgcatagagtgtggaaagagcttcagtgatagGGGAAGTctaactaaacatcaaagaatccacacaggtgagaagccctatcaatgcatggaatgtggaaagagcttcagagagAGTGGAAAActaactaaacatcaaagaacccacacaggtgagaagcc